A genomic window from Leptolyngbya sp. BL0902 includes:
- a CDS encoding Dethiobiotin synthetase — MDFDTAHQFLLQQTLSSTDDQRETFIACLRRGKPPLPGQVTSLILALKVLDDGLKDEPVLDRTLLKALLVLIDDSTHLYRQGVAEGVFWPPLLADDLTRLRQSARTIMTGQTN, encoded by the coding sequence ATGGACTTTGACACAGCCCACCAGTTTTTACTTCAGCAAACCCTCTCATCCACGGACGATCAGCGGGAGACGTTTATTGCCTGCCTGCGTCGGGGGAAACCGCCTCTCCCTGGGCAGGTAACGTCGCTCATCCTGGCGCTCAAGGTGCTTGACGATGGCCTCAAGGACGAGCCCGTGTTAGACCGCACCTTGCTAAAGGCATTGCTGGTGCTGATCGATGACAGCACCCACCTCTATCGTCAGGGTGTTGCGGAGGGGGTCTTTTGGCCACCGCTGCTGGCCGATGACCTGACGCGCTTGCGCCAGTCGGCCCGCACCATTATGACCGGACAGACGAACTAA
- a CDS encoding TIGR04283 family arsenosugar biosynthesis glycosyltransferase — translation MSRPVGISVIIPTLNEGQTLGPALDHLPSALEVIVADGGSTDDTCAIAQARGAQVVVAAGGRGAQLNRGASIAQGDILLFLHADTRLPPNAAALVRQTLGQPGVVAGAFDLAIDGPGWGLRWVEWGVRWRSRWLRLPYGDQAIFLTAEQFHRLGGFASLPIMEDFDLVQRLNRQGRVAIVPVPVVTSSRRWQRLGVGRTTLANQGMVIGYLLGWDITKLAHWYRHLGRSKPG, via the coding sequence ATGTCCCGGCCCGTAGGTATCTCCGTTATCATTCCTACCCTCAACGAAGGCCAGACCCTCGGCCCTGCCCTAGACCATCTGCCCTCAGCCCTAGAGGTGATTGTGGCCGACGGGGGCAGCACCGATGACACCTGCGCCATCGCCCAGGCCCGGGGTGCCCAGGTAGTGGTGGCCGCTGGGGGGCGGGGAGCGCAGCTCAACCGGGGGGCCAGCATTGCCCAGGGGGACATTCTGCTTTTCCTCCATGCCGATACCCGACTGCCGCCCAACGCCGCCGCTCTGGTGCGCCAAACCCTAGGCCAACCGGGCGTTGTAGCCGGAGCCTTTGACCTAGCCATCGACGGCCCTGGCTGGGGTCTGCGCTGGGTGGAATGGGGCGTGAGGTGGCGGTCGCGCTGGCTGCGGCTGCCCTACGGCGACCAAGCTATTTTCCTGACTGCTGAGCAATTCCATCGCCTGGGTGGCTTTGCCTCACTGCCCATTATGGAAGACTTTGACCTGGTGCAGCGCCTCAACCGTCAGGGCCGAGTGGCCATTGTGCCTGTGCCTGTCGTTACTTCCAGCCGTCGCTGGCAGCGCCTGGGGGTGGGGCGCACCACCCTCGCCAACCAGGGCATGGTGATCGGCTATCTGCTGGGGTGGGACATCACCAAACTGGCCCACTGGTATCGTCATTTGGGTCGATCTAAACCGGGATAA
- a CDS encoding NAD-dependent epimerase/dehydratase family protein has translation MKVLVIGGDGYCGWATALYLSNRGYEVGILDNLVRRHWDAQLQIETLTPIAPIQARLKRWKELTGKHIDLYIGDINDYPFLEKSMLDFQPEAVVHFGEQRSAPFSMIDREHAVLTQSNNVIGNLNLLYALRDNFPDCHLVKLGTMGEYGTPNIDIEEGYITIEHNGRKDTLPYPKQPGSFYHLSKVHDSHNIHFACKVWGLRATDLNQGVVYGVLTEETGMDELLINRLDYDGVFGTALNRFCIQAAVGHPLTVYGKGSQTRAFLDIRDTVRCIEIAIANPGDPGIFRVFNQFTEMFSVGDLAMLVKKAGTTLGLDVEINHLENPRVEAEDHYFNAKNTNLLDLGLQPHLLSDSLLDSLLNFAVKYKDRVDHSQIMPKVQWRRS, from the coding sequence ATGAAAGTCCTTGTAATTGGCGGTGACGGTTACTGCGGGTGGGCAACCGCTCTTTATCTTTCCAATCGTGGCTACGAAGTCGGGATCCTCGATAATCTGGTGCGGCGTCACTGGGATGCTCAACTGCAAATCGAGACTCTGACCCCCATCGCCCCCATCCAGGCTCGTCTCAAGCGCTGGAAAGAGCTGACTGGCAAGCACATCGACCTTTATATCGGCGACATCAACGACTACCCCTTCCTCGAAAAATCCATGCTGGACTTCCAGCCGGAAGCAGTGGTTCACTTTGGCGAGCAGCGTTCCGCCCCGTTCTCCATGATTGACCGGGAACACGCCGTGCTCACCCAATCCAACAACGTGATTGGCAACCTGAACCTGCTCTACGCCCTGCGGGACAACTTCCCCGACTGCCACCTCGTGAAACTGGGCACCATGGGCGAATACGGCACCCCCAACATCGACATCGAAGAGGGCTACATCACCATTGAGCACAATGGCCGCAAGGACACCCTCCCCTACCCCAAACAGCCCGGTTCCTTCTACCACCTCAGTAAGGTACACGATTCCCACAACATCCACTTTGCTTGCAAGGTGTGGGGCCTCCGCGCCACCGACCTCAACCAGGGCGTGGTCTACGGCGTCCTCACCGAAGAAACGGGCATGGATGAGTTGCTGATCAACCGCCTCGACTACGACGGCGTCTTTGGTACCGCCCTCAACCGCTTCTGTATCCAAGCCGCCGTGGGGCACCCCCTGACGGTGTACGGCAAAGGCAGCCAAACCCGCGCCTTCCTAGACATCCGCGACACCGTGCGCTGTATCGAAATCGCCATCGCTAATCCGGGCGACCCCGGCATCTTCCGCGTCTTCAACCAGTTCACCGAAATGTTCAGCGTCGGCGACCTGGCCATGCTGGTGAAGAAAGCAGGCACCACCCTGGGCCTCGATGTGGAAATCAACCACCTCGAAAACCCCCGCGTGGAAGCTGAAGACCACTACTTCAACGCCAAGAACACCAACCTGCTTGATCTGGGTCTACAGCCCCACCTGCTGTCCGACTCGCTGCTAGATAGCCTGCTGAACTTCGCGGTTAAGTACAAAGATCGCGTTGACCACAGCCAGATCATGCCCAAGGTGCAGTGGCGGCGTAGCTAG
- a CDS encoding glycosyltransferase family 4 protein, protein MRIALFTETFLPKVDGIVTRLKHTVDHLQRQGNQVLVFSPEGGLTEYRGAKIHGVSGFPLPLYPELKLALPRPSIGEALDRFRPDLIHVVNPAVLGLAGIYYSKAMNVPLVASYHTHLPKYLEHYGLGMLEGVMWELIKAMHNQARINLVTSTAMQAELSEHGVERIDVWQRGVDTELFRPELASAAMRDRLSQGHPEAPLLLYIGRLSAEKEIDRIKPILQAIPGARLALVGDGPYRTELEAHFADTPTNFVGYLAGEDLASAYASADAFVFPSRTETLGLVLLEAMAAGCPVVAANSGGIPDIVTDGVNGFLFDPKDEEGAIIATRRLIEATTERETMRQDAVAEAEQWGWAAATRQLQQFYHQVLAETSLPLAA, encoded by the coding sequence ATGCGAATTGCTCTCTTTACCGAGACCTTTTTGCCCAAGGTTGATGGCATTGTCACCCGCCTCAAGCACACCGTCGATCATCTCCAGCGCCAGGGCAATCAGGTTTTGGTGTTTTCCCCAGAGGGTGGGCTGACGGAATACCGAGGGGCGAAAATCCACGGCGTATCGGGCTTCCCGCTGCCCTTATATCCTGAACTCAAGCTGGCCCTGCCCCGGCCCTCCATTGGGGAGGCCCTAGATCGCTTTCGGCCCGACCTGATTCATGTCGTGAACCCAGCGGTGTTGGGCCTAGCGGGGATTTACTACAGCAAAGCCATGAACGTGCCCCTGGTGGCCTCCTACCACACTCACCTGCCCAAGTATTTGGAGCACTACGGTTTGGGGATGCTGGAAGGAGTGATGTGGGAACTGATCAAGGCCATGCACAACCAGGCCCGCATCAATCTCGTTACCTCCACTGCCATGCAGGCCGAACTGTCGGAGCATGGGGTAGAACGCATCGACGTGTGGCAGCGGGGCGTCGATACCGAACTGTTCCGGCCTGAACTGGCCAGTGCCGCGATGCGGGATCGCCTGTCCCAAGGGCATCCTGAAGCACCGCTGCTGCTCTACATTGGCCGACTATCTGCCGAAAAAGAAATCGACCGGATCAAGCCCATCCTGCAAGCCATTCCTGGTGCGCGGCTGGCCCTGGTGGGCGATGGCCCCTACCGCACCGAACTCGAAGCCCACTTTGCCGATACGCCGACGAACTTTGTCGGCTACCTAGCCGGGGAAGATCTCGCTTCGGCCTACGCCTCGGCGGATGCCTTTGTGTTTCCCTCCCGCACCGAAACCCTCGGCCTGGTTCTGCTCGAAGCCATGGCCGCAGGCTGTCCGGTGGTAGCGGCCAACTCCGGCGGCATTCCCGATATCGTCACCGATGGGGTCAATGGGTTCTTGTTCGACCCCAAGGACGAGGAAGGGGCCATCATCGCCACCCGCCGCCTAATTGAAGCCACCACCGAGCGGGAAACCATGCGCCAAGATGCCGTGGCCGAAGCCGAACAATGGGGCTGGGCCGCCGCCACCCGTCAGCTTCAGCAGTTCTACCACCAAGTCCTCGCCGAAACTTCCCTGCCCCTAGCGGCCTAG
- a CDS encoding CTP synthase has product MTKFVFVTGGVVSSIGKGIVAASLGRLLKSRDYSVSILKLDPYLNVDPGTMSPFQHGEVFVTEDGAETDLDLGHYERFTDTAMSRLNSVTTGSIYQAVINRERRGDYHGGTVQVIPHITNEIKDRVHRVARNTNPDVVITEIGGTVGDIESLPFLEAIRQFRKDVGRQDVLYMHVTLIPWIPSAGELKTKPTQHSVKELRSIGIQPDILVCRCQVPLPEPMKEKISEFCDVSVESVVTCQDASSIYEVPLNLEQEGLAEQALKILAMEPRQPHLGTWEAIVNGLSSSSQPLNIAIVGKYVSLSDAYLSVVEALRHAAIARQAALQIHWVNSEDIETDGADTYLSQMDGVVVPGGFGTRGVNGKIQAIQYVRERGIPFLGLCLGMQCSVVEWARNVAHLENADSSEFHPDTPNPVISLLPEQQDVVDLGGTMRLGLYPCRLAPNTLASRLYGEEVVYERHRHRYEFNNAYRNLFLESGYQVSGTSPDGRLVEIVELPNHPFFIASQFHPEFKSRPSTPHPLFLGLVSAALGQSAPAEPVAANLGTAVEA; this is encoded by the coding sequence ATGACCAAGTTTGTGTTTGTGACGGGCGGTGTGGTTTCCAGCATTGGCAAGGGGATTGTGGCCGCCAGTTTGGGGCGGCTGCTGAAGTCGCGGGACTATTCCGTGTCCATCCTCAAGCTCGACCCCTACCTCAACGTAGACCCCGGCACCATGAGCCCCTTCCAGCATGGGGAGGTGTTTGTGACCGAAGACGGGGCCGAAACCGACTTGGATTTGGGCCACTACGAACGCTTCACCGATACGGCCATGTCGCGGCTGAACAGCGTCACAACTGGGTCGATTTACCAGGCGGTGATTAACCGGGAGCGGCGCGGCGATTACCATGGCGGCACCGTTCAGGTCATCCCCCACATCACCAACGAAATTAAAGACCGGGTGCATCGGGTGGCCCGCAACACCAACCCCGATGTGGTGATCACCGAAATCGGCGGCACCGTCGGCGACATTGAATCCCTCCCCTTCCTCGAAGCCATCCGCCAGTTCCGCAAGGACGTGGGGCGGCAGGATGTGCTGTATATGCACGTCACCCTGATTCCCTGGATTCCCTCCGCCGGAGAACTGAAAACCAAGCCCACCCAGCACTCGGTCAAGGAACTGCGTTCCATCGGCATCCAGCCGGATATTTTGGTCTGCCGCTGCCAGGTACCCCTGCCAGAACCGATGAAGGAAAAGATTTCTGAGTTCTGCGATGTCTCGGTGGAATCCGTCGTCACCTGCCAGGATGCCAGCAGCATCTACGAAGTGCCCCTCAACCTAGAGCAGGAAGGACTGGCCGAGCAGGCCCTCAAGATCCTAGCGATGGAACCCCGTCAGCCCCATCTGGGCACCTGGGAAGCCATTGTCAACGGGCTCTCTAGCTCCAGCCAGCCGCTGAATATCGCCATCGTCGGCAAATACGTCAGCCTCAGTGATGCCTACCTGTCGGTGGTGGAGGCGCTGCGCCACGCCGCCATTGCCCGCCAAGCCGCCCTCCAAATCCACTGGGTCAACTCCGAGGACATTGAAACCGACGGAGCCGACACCTACCTCAGCCAGATGGATGGCGTGGTGGTGCCCGGTGGCTTTGGCACCCGTGGCGTCAACGGCAAAATCCAGGCGATTCAGTACGTGCGGGAACGGGGCATTCCCTTCCTGGGGCTGTGTTTGGGGATGCAGTGCTCGGTGGTGGAATGGGCGCGGAATGTGGCCCACCTCGAAAACGCCGACAGCTCCGAATTCCATCCCGATACGCCCAACCCGGTGATCAGCCTCCTGCCCGAACAGCAGGACGTGGTCGATCTGGGCGGCACCATGCGCCTGGGGCTATATCCCTGTCGCCTCGCCCCCAACACCCTGGCCAGCCGCCTCTATGGCGAAGAGGTCGTCTACGAACGCCACCGCCACCGCTACGAGTTCAACAACGCCTACCGCAACCTGTTCCTCGAATCGGGCTACCAGGTCAGCGGCACCTCCCCCGATGGTCGCCTGGTGGAAATTGTAGAACTGCCCAACCATCCCTTCTTCATCGCCAGCCAGTTCCACCCCGAATTCAAGTCTCGCCCTAGCACACCCCATCCCCTCTTCCTGGGGTTGGTTAGTGCGGCCCTAGGCCAGTCGGCCCCAGCAGAACCCGTCGCCGCGAACCTGGGAACAGCGGTGGAAGCCTAG
- the purD gene encoding phosphoribosylamine--glycine ligase, whose product MKALVIGSGGREHTLASVLLQSPKITEVVCIPGNGGTAALAHCRNLALNPEDFEGIARFALVNNLELVVVGPEQPLALGITDFLQAQGLKVFGPSQAGAQIEASKAWAKALMVEAGIPTAEAAVFEAEAPALAYLKAQKAPIVVKADGLAAGKGVIVAQTLDEAKAAVSDIFSGKFGAAGSQVVIEEFMTGQEASVLAITDGQTIRPLLPAQDHKAIGEGDTGPNTGGMGAYAPTPIVTPALMDRIQAEVLEPALATLRRRGIDYRGVLYAGLMITPQGDPKVVEFNCRFGDPETQAVLPLLETPLDQVVLACIEGRLDALPPLEWKPGAAACVVLAAEGYPDAYPKGMEISGLTDAADTGALVFHAGTQAKGGITVANGGRVLGVTGLGDTFESAIANAYAAVDKIHFDGKYCRRDIGYRVKGLK is encoded by the coding sequence GTGAAAGCTTTAGTGATCGGCAGTGGTGGCCGAGAGCATACCCTAGCCTCAGTGTTACTTCAGTCTCCCAAAATTACGGAAGTGGTATGCATTCCCGGTAACGGTGGCACCGCCGCCCTGGCCCACTGCCGCAACCTTGCCCTCAACCCCGAAGACTTTGAAGGCATTGCCCGTTTTGCCCTAGTCAATAATCTGGAGTTGGTGGTGGTTGGCCCAGAGCAACCCCTCGCCCTCGGCATCACCGACTTCCTCCAGGCTCAGGGCTTAAAAGTATTTGGCCCCTCTCAGGCGGGGGCGCAGATCGAGGCCAGCAAAGCCTGGGCCAAGGCGCTGATGGTGGAGGCAGGCATCCCCACCGCCGAAGCAGCGGTGTTTGAGGCCGAGGCTCCGGCGCTGGCCTACCTCAAGGCCCAAAAGGCTCCCATTGTGGTCAAGGCCGACGGTTTGGCAGCGGGTAAGGGTGTGATCGTCGCCCAAACCCTGGACGAGGCCAAAGCGGCGGTTTCCGACATCTTTAGCGGCAAGTTTGGTGCCGCCGGAAGCCAGGTGGTAATTGAAGAATTTATGACCGGGCAAGAAGCCTCCGTGCTAGCCATCACCGATGGCCAAACCATTCGGCCCCTGCTGCCCGCCCAAGACCACAAAGCCATTGGCGAGGGCGACACTGGCCCCAATACAGGCGGCATGGGAGCCTATGCCCCCACCCCCATCGTCACCCCGGCCCTGATGGATCGGATCCAAGCCGAAGTCCTAGAGCCCGCCCTTGCCACCCTGCGTCGTCGCGGCATTGACTATCGCGGCGTCCTCTATGCGGGGCTGATGATTACCCCCCAGGGCGATCCCAAAGTCGTCGAGTTCAACTGTCGCTTTGGTGATCCCGAAACCCAGGCGGTGCTGCCCCTGCTAGAAACACCGCTGGATCAGGTTGTCCTGGCCTGCATTGAGGGGCGTCTAGACGCCCTACCGCCTCTGGAATGGAAGCCTGGTGCCGCCGCCTGTGTGGTGCTAGCCGCCGAGGGCTACCCCGATGCCTACCCCAAGGGCATGGAAATTTCCGGCCTCACCGACGCCGCCGATACCGGAGCCCTCGTTTTCCACGCGGGCACCCAGGCCAAGGGTGGCATTACCGTGGCCAACGGAGGCCGAGTGTTGGGGGTCACAGGCTTAGGTGACACCTTCGAGTCCGCCATTGCCAATGCCTACGCCGCCGTAGACAAAATCCACTTTGACGGCAAGTACTGCCGCCGCGACATCGGCTACCGGGTGAAGGGCCTCAAATAA
- a CDS encoding pentapeptide repeat-containing protein has protein sequence MAKLWSVMLAAMVILLGGLGNTPVALAQDNTVDYTLTDLSFRDFSGQNLSGTSFAAAEMREANFTDADLSRTILTKASFVRANLTGANFSQTFADRVIFDEADLSNAQFIDALLTSSSFHDTKITGADFSGAIIDRFQIAQLCKIADGTNPTTQVSTRDSLGCR, from the coding sequence ATGGCTAAGCTGTGGTCGGTAATGCTGGCGGCGATGGTGATTCTCCTCGGCGGGCTGGGGAACACCCCGGTGGCCCTCGCCCAAGATAATACGGTGGACTACACCCTCACCGACCTCAGCTTTCGCGACTTCTCCGGCCAAAACCTTTCCGGTACCTCCTTTGCCGCCGCCGAAATGCGAGAGGCCAACTTCACCGACGCCGACCTCAGCCGCACCATTTTGACCAAAGCCTCCTTTGTGCGGGCCAACCTAACCGGGGCCAACTTCTCGCAGACCTTCGCCGATCGCGTCATTTTTGACGAAGCCGATCTCTCCAATGCCCAATTTATCGACGCCCTACTCACCAGCAGCAGCTTCCACGACACCAAAATTACCGGGGCCGACTTCTCTGGAGCCATCATCGACCGCTTCCAAATTGCCCAACTCTGCAAAATTGCCGACGGCACCAACCCCACCACCCAAGTCTCTACCCGCGACAGCCTCGGTTGCCGCTAG
- a CDS encoding TIGR04282 family arsenosugar biosynthesis glycosyltransferase — protein MGPACVLVLARYPTPGQAKTRLIPALGPAGAAHLYQRLAEGMIAQVRAMDAAVDIALWYCGASEAAMRTWLGDGLIYCSQPEGDLGYRLTTAVDWAFAQGYGIVLVSGTDCPGLDAALLNQSLATLANGADLVLGPAQDGGYYLLGLTAPQPELFQDIAWSTSAVLAQTVAQAQRLHLTPTYLPTLTDIDTPEDLAHLPSSLRPSSPSGPNLPSSVSTDPCPGP, from the coding sequence ATGGGGCCTGCCTGTGTCTTGGTGCTTGCCCGCTATCCTACCCCAGGACAAGCCAAAACCCGTCTAATTCCGGCCCTCGGCCCAGCGGGAGCGGCCCACCTGTATCAACGCTTGGCGGAGGGGATGATAGCCCAGGTGCGAGCAATGGATGCGGCGGTGGATATCGCTCTGTGGTACTGCGGGGCCTCGGAAGCAGCGATGCGGACTTGGCTCGGTGATGGCCTGATATACTGCTCCCAACCGGAGGGCGATCTCGGCTATCGTCTCACCACCGCCGTGGATTGGGCCTTCGCCCAGGGCTATGGAATCGTCCTTGTGAGTGGCACCGACTGTCCCGGCTTGGATGCAGCCTTGCTTAATCAAAGCTTAGCGACTCTGGCCAACGGGGCCGATCTTGTCCTTGGCCCCGCCCAGGATGGTGGCTACTATCTGCTGGGGTTGACAGCTCCCCAGCCCGAACTTTTCCAAGATATTGCTTGGAGTACCTCTGCCGTACTGGCCCAAACCGTTGCCCAGGCCCAGCGCCTTCACCTCACCCCCACCTACCTGCCCACCCTCACCGATATTGACACCCCAGAGGACCTGGCCCATCTGCCGTCTTCGTTGCGGCCTAGCTCCCCTAGTGGCCCCAACCTACCCTCCAGCGTTTCCACCGACCCATGTCCCGGCCCGTAG
- a CDS encoding Uma2 family endonuclease: MTTLTLTLDPVVRLTHEQFYELCKVNQDLRLERSSTGELILMPPTGWESGKRNADLITNVTLWNRQTQMGFVFDSSTGFSLPNGADRSPDVAWVEKSRIEAIAPDPAKFLPLAPDFVIELRSATDKLTTLERKMAEYRDCGVRLGWLIDPQEKNAQIYRLGRPTEYLNQPEQLSGEAVLPGFILSLAEIWE; this comes from the coding sequence ATGACGACCCTGACCCTAACCCTCGACCCGGTGGTGCGGCTCACCCATGAGCAGTTCTATGAGCTGTGCAAAGTGAACCAAGACCTTCGCCTAGAGCGCAGCAGCACCGGAGAGTTAATCCTCATGCCTCCCACCGGATGGGAATCTGGCAAGCGCAATGCCGACCTCATAACTAACGTCACTCTCTGGAATCGTCAAACCCAGATGGGCTTTGTCTTTGATTCCTCTACCGGGTTTTCGCTCCCCAATGGGGCAGATCGTTCGCCAGATGTGGCTTGGGTAGAAAAATCACGCATTGAGGCCATCGCCCCTGATCCAGCTAAGTTTTTGCCCCTGGCCCCCGATTTTGTGATTGAGCTACGGTCTGCGACAGACAAACTCACTACCCTAGAGCGCAAAATGGCTGAATACCGAGACTGTGGCGTGCGTCTGGGCTGGCTGATTGACCCGCAGGAAAAGAACGCGCAAATCTATCGCCTGGGCCGACCCACAGAATACCTCAACCAGCCGGAACAACTTTCTGGAGAGGCGGTGCTACCGGGTTTTATCCTCTCCCTGGCAGAAATTTGGGAGTAG
- a CDS encoding esterase-like activity of phytase family protein, producing the protein MGQTGIFSRSGLQVFALVLSITLALGGCAIPQLRAEERLFLPLVAEVLDVYTLPTQEFQDTTVGGLSALAYDRSVDQFYALSDDRGRFGPPRFYQLVLTFSLGNDGQPRFRDVTIQSVTPFTDGEGNPYPRGQLDPEGFALSPRNSVFMSSEGDVPRGIPPFLGEFDRATGRLVTAFRIPDRFLPDDADPPTQGVRNNLSFEALTLNATPGTAGQTEPFRLFMATESALVQDYEPDPAQPLQSRFLHYLLGQDQSTLIAEHAYPLDLEPSGAVVNGLTELLLIDQGGHFLGLERAFGLRGFNVKLYQLATGGATDTSTLASLRGAEGITPIRKQLVLDFANTTLPVDNLEGMTLGPRLPDGSQSLILVSDNNFEPGRPTQFILLRLQGLR; encoded by the coding sequence ATGGGACAGACGGGAATCTTCAGTCGGAGCGGGCTACAAGTCTTTGCGCTCGTGCTCAGCATCACCCTAGCGCTGGGCGGTTGCGCCATTCCCCAACTGCGGGCGGAGGAACGGTTGTTTTTGCCCCTGGTGGCGGAGGTGCTGGATGTCTACACGCTGCCCACCCAAGAGTTTCAAGATACCACCGTGGGCGGATTGTCGGCCCTGGCCTACGACCGTTCCGTGGATCAGTTCTATGCCCTGTCCGATGACCGGGGCCGCTTTGGGCCACCTCGGTTTTATCAACTGGTGCTGACCTTTAGTCTGGGCAACGATGGCCAGCCCCGGTTTAGGGATGTGACGATTCAGTCCGTGACGCCCTTCACCGATGGCGAGGGCAACCCCTATCCCCGTGGCCAGCTTGACCCAGAGGGTTTTGCCCTCTCCCCCCGCAATAGCGTCTTCATGAGCAGCGAGGGTGACGTCCCGCGAGGCATTCCGCCCTTCTTGGGAGAATTTGATCGGGCCACGGGTCGGCTAGTGACAGCTTTTCGCATCCCAGATCGGTTTTTGCCCGATGACGCCGATCCACCCACCCAGGGCGTCCGCAACAACCTCAGTTTTGAAGCTCTCACCCTTAACGCCACACCGGGCACCGCCGGACAGACAGAGCCCTTTCGTCTGTTCATGGCTACAGAGTCGGCCCTAGTACAAGACTACGAACCTGACCCCGCCCAGCCGCTTCAGAGCCGCTTTCTACACTATTTATTAGGGCAAGATCAATCCACCCTGATTGCCGAGCACGCCTATCCCCTCGATTTGGAGCCCTCCGGGGCAGTGGTCAACGGCCTGACGGAACTACTCCTAATTGACCAGGGGGGCCACTTTTTGGGGTTAGAACGGGCCTTTGGCCTGCGAGGCTTTAACGTCAAACTGTATCAACTGGCGACAGGGGGCGCAACGGACACCTCTACCCTTGCTAGCCTGCGCGGGGCCGAGGGGATCACTCCCATCCGCAAACAACTGGTGCTGGATTTTGCCAACACCACCCTTCCCGTAGACAACCTAGAGGGCATGACCCTAGGGCCGCGCCTGCCCGACGGGAGCCAAAGCCTGATTTTGGTCAGCGACAACAACTTTGAGCCAGGGCGACCGACGCAGTTTATTTTGTTGCGGCTGCAAGGGCTGCGATAA